The sequence CAGCGACGGCCGGGACTGATTGCCGTTCCCTGCCGTTTCGGTCGTTCGGGTAGGCGGCCTCGCGACAATCGCGGGCTGAGCCGGCAACGCGCCGGAGGAAGGCTGACGTGCCGGCGATGCCTGCCAACTTCTCCAGCCCGTGGATCCTGTTCCCGATCGCAGCCGCAGCCGGGCTGGCGGGAGCCTGGCTGGTCCGTGCCCGGCAACAGGTTTCGCGGCGCGAGGCCGTGCCGAACATCCCCGCCGTGCTTCGCCATGAGCTCTGGCAATGGGATGTCCTGGCCGACCGCATGCAGGTCCCGGCCAGCGTCCTGGCCCTCACGGGGTATACCCGCGAAGAGTTCGGGACGGCGATGGCCGATCTCAGCCGCCATGTCGCCGCCGACGATCGCGAAGCCATCGCCGCGCGCCTGCGCAGCCTCCTGGCAGGCGATGCGACCGAGTTCACCCTCGAGTTCAAGTTCATCGTGCGTGGCGGCGGGCATGCCTGGCTGGCGGTGCGCGCGGCGATCGAGCGCGACGAGCGCGGGGTCGCGACGCGCGTCAGCGGCACGTGGGCCGACGTCACGGCGCGGGTCGCGGCCGAAGAGGAGCGCGACCGCCTGTTCAACGTCTCGCTCGACCTGCTGGCCGTGGGCGGGTTCGACGGGTTCCTGCACCAGGTGAACCCGGCCTGGGTGCGCGTCCTGGGTTGGTCGCGCGATGAACTGATGAGCCGAGCCGTCGGCGAGTTCATCCACCCCGAGGACCAGGACCTGACGGCTGCCGCCTACCGCGCCCTGGCCGAGGACCGCGTGGTGGCTGACCTCGGCACCCGCTTCCGCTGCCGTGACGGCACCTACCGGTGGCTGTCCTGGTCGTCGTTCCCGTATCCCGATCGCAGACTCGTGTTTTCCGTGGTGCGTGACATCACCGAGCAGAAGGACGCCGAGCGCAGGCTGCTCGACTACCAGGATCGCCTGCGGGCCCTCAGCGCCCAGCTGGCCGTGGTCGAGGAGCGCGAGCGGCGGCAACTGGCGGTGGCCATCCACGACGGCCTCGCGCAGCAGCTGTTCGCGGCCCGGGCCAAGGTGACGCTCCTGCGCTATCCGGAAAAGCTGCCCGACCAGGCGAAGATCGTCGACGAGGCGCTCGGGATCCTCGACGACTCGATGCGGGAAGCGCGGAGCCTGTCGTTCGAGCTCTACCCGCCGGTGCTCTACGAGGTGGGCCTGGAGGCGGCGCTTTCCTGGCTGGCGCGCCAGTGGTCCGAGCGCATGGGCATCAACTGCACGGTCGATGCCAGCGGGGCGGTGGCCGACCCGCTCGACCTGAGCGAGGACACGCGCGCCCTGGCCTACCAGAGCGTGCGCGAACTGCTGGCCAACGTCGCCAAGCACGCGACAGCGACCGAGGTCCGCATCGCGCTCGAGCACGACGCCGATGCCCTGCGCGTTTCGGTGGTCGACAACGGCCGTGGGCTCGCCGACAGCGAGGGCTCGAACCCTGGTGCCCGCGATTCCGGCCTCGGCTTCGGCCTGTTCAGCATCCGCGAGCGGTTGCGTTCGGTGGGCGGCCGGTTCCGCCTCTACAGCCGGCCGGGCTCCGGCTGCCGCGTCGAGTTGAGCGTCCCGTTGGCCGGTGGCGTTCCCGGGCCCGACGCGCCCGAAGCGGAGGCCTGATGGGAGAAGTCTTCGCGTTGAGCTGCGCCCTGGTCTGGGCGTTCGCGGTCGTCTTCTTCCGCCGTTCGGGCGAAACGATGCCGCCGCTGGCGTTGAACCTGTTTCGCGTCGGCATCTCCTCGGCGCTCTTCATGGTCACGCTGCTGGCCGGCGGCCAGGGGCTGTGGCACCGGGCGCCGCTCGGCGACTACCTGCTGCTGATCGGCAGCGGGATCATCGCCATCGCGTTGAGCGATACGCTCTTCCACGCCGCTCTGAACCGCGTCGGCGCCGGCATCAACGCCGTGGTGGACACACTCTATTCCCCGCTCACGGCGCTCGGGGCCTTTGCCTTCCTCGGCGAGAGGCTCGACGGCTGGCAGGTCGCCGGCATGCTGCTGGTGATCTCATCGGTTGTCGTGGCCACGCGCATGGCGCCGCCGGCCGGCACGTCGCGCCGCACGCTGGTCAGCGGCGTGCTGCTCGGCGTGGCCTCGATGGTGGCGCTGGCGGCCGGCGTGGTGATGGCCAAGCCCGTGCTGGCCGACGCCGACGTGGTGTGGGCGACGTCGATGCGGCAGCTCGGCGCGCTGGCCGTCCTGGCGCCGGCGGCGCTGTTCCTGCCCGGGCGTCGGGCACGCCTGCGCGCGCTGCGGCCGGGGGCCGGCTGGAAGTACGCCATCCCCGGCACGATCCTCGGCTCCTATGTGGCACTGATGCTGTGGATCGCCGGCATGAAGTACACGGCCGTGGGCAAGGCGGCCGTGCTCAACCAGACGAGCACCATCTACACCCTGGTGCTGGCTTCGCTGCTGCTGGGCGAGAAGTTCACGCGCCGGACAGCGCTGGCCGCGGCCCTGGCCCTGGCCGGGGTGGTGCTCGTGCTGCGCCCATGGGCGGCTTCCCGGTAGGTCGCGGCTCTTTTCTGATTCCACAAGCGATCCGCATTTCCCCTTGCGAGCCCAGATAACAGTTGTTATATAACGGCCGTACTTTTTGGCTGGAGGCGCCCTGGCGTCGCCGGAACCCGCGAGGATGGGGCCGTTTCCGTGGTACGCCGCAACCTTTACCACCGCGAAGACGTCGTGGCGGCCGCCGTGTCGGTCGTGCGCGCTGAGGGCTTTGCCCAGTTGAGCGCCCGGCGGGTCGCTGATCGCCTGGGCGCCTCGACCGCCCCGGTCTACAGCAACTTCGCGAACATGGAAGAGCTGGCGCAGGCGGTGAAGCTGGCGATCGCCGATCTGGTCGTGGCGGAAACCGAGGTCTGCCGCAGCGGCGAGCCGTTCCTCGACATGGGCATCGGCGTGCTCGCGTTCGCGCGCAGTCATCCGGAACTGTACGCCGCGGTCTTCATGCCCGGGCACCGGCGAAGCGGAAGCAGGGCACCACCTGCTGCAGGTGCTGCTCGGGCGCATGTCGGCCGTGGAATCGCTGGCGGCATTGGATCCGGCCGAGCGCCTGATCCTGCTGCGGAAGATGGCGATCTTCACGCAGGGACTGGCCCTGCACGTGATGGCCGGCCACACCGACGAGGAATCGTGGGACGAGGTGCTGATGCTGCTGAGCGAAGCCGGCAGGGCCATGGTGACCGACGCCTTCAACCGGCCGCCGCGTTCCGAAGCCGAGATCGCACTGCTGGCCAAGCTGTGCGAGTGCCGCGTGGTGCGACCGAACGACAGACCGGGACCTGAACTTCCGAAAGAGGCGAGTGATGCGTGATCGCATGCGCGGGTGCCGTGCCGCGGCGCCGCTGGCGGTGTTACTGGCTGTGCTGCTTGCCATGGAGACCCGGGCGGCGGCCCAGCCATCGCCCGACGGCGTGGTTGTCGCTGTTCCCGGCGAAGGTTCGGTAATGGACCTCGACGCGTGCCTGCAGGCCGCCTTGCAGGCCAACGACCTGGTCGTGGCCGAGCGTTGGGGGCGGCGCGAACTGGACGGACAGATGAAGCAGGCGCTGGCGACAGGCCTGCCCACGCTCGACCTGGTGGGCGACTGGTCGCGCAGCCGCGACCCGAGTTTCGCGCTCGATTCGACCTTCGGCGGCGGCGGCGGTTTCGGTTCCGTGCCGGGCGCCGATCCCTGGTTCAACGACTGGTTGTCCGGCTTCGGTTCGCTGATCCCGCCGCCGCAGGAGATCGCGGCGCAGTCGTACTGGCGCGCCAACCTGAACCTCAACTGGACGCTGAACCCGGTGAAGGTGCTGGGCGCGGTCGGCGCGGCGCGTCTCGGGCTCGACCGCCAGGAACTCGCGGTGCTCGCGGTGGAACAGCAGGTCGGAGAGCAGGTAGTCGCGGCCTACCAGCAGGTGGTCTCGGCGGCCGACCGCATCGACGCCATGCAGGCGCACCTGGCGAACCAGGACGAGATCCTCTCGGTGGTGCGCCTGCGCTATTCGCTGGGCCTGGCCACGCAGCTCGACACGCTGCAGGCGGCCGTCGGGCGGGCCAACACGATTCCCGACCTCACGCGCGCCCAGGCGAACCTGCGCACCGCCGGGGCGCGCCTGAACGCCCTGCTCGGCCGCGAGGCGGGCGCGCCGCTCAAGGTGCTGCCGCAATCCGAACTGGAGGGCGGCGACATCAACGTGGAGGCCGCGCTGGCCCTGGCACGCGGTCGGCCCGACCTGGCGGCGAACGGCATGATGGTGGACATCCAGCGGCGCGGAAAGCAGGCCACGAAGGCCGACAACCTGCCTTACCTGACCATCTTCGGTTCGTACGGGTACGTCGGCCGTACCACCGACACCCTGTTCGACGACGGGCACGACACCTGGCGCGCCGCGGTGGCCCTGAACGTGCCGGTTTTCGACGGCCTGCTCACCCGCGGACTGGTGCGCGAGGCCGATGGCCGCATCCGCCGCAGCGAGGCCGAGCTTTCGTCGCAGCGGCGCGGCGTCGAGGTCGAGGTGCTCGACGTTCTCGCGCGGCTCGACAGCGCCCGGCAGACACTGGCGGCCGTCACGGTGAACCTGGAGCGCGCGGGCGAGGCCCGCGAGCAGAGTGTCCTGCAGTTGCAGCTGGGCAAGGCCAGCTATGTCGACGTGCTGGTGGCCGAAGCCAACCGCAGCGATGCGCAGGCCGCCGTCATCGACGCCCGCTACGAGGTGCTCGCATTGACCGCCTCGCTGAAGCGCGCCATCGGCCGCAGCCCGGCCGAGCGCCTCGCCGATATCCCCGACCTGCTGGTCAAGGAGTAGCCGACATGAATCGTCCGCGGGAAAGGAAGAACACCGTGCGCAACATCCTGGTCGTGGCCGGCCTGCTGGCGGCCCTCGGCGCCGCCGGGTGCGGCAAGGCGCCGGCCGCGGCGCCGCGCGAAGTGGCTCGCAACGTGCGCGTGCTGGAACTGTCCGCCACTTCGCTGGCCGAATACCACGAGATCTCGGGGCCGGTCGCGCCCGTCCGCGGGGCCGACCTCGCGGCCGAGGAGTCGGGACCGGTCACGGCGATCCGGGCTGCCAAGGGTGCGCCCGTGAGCGCCGGCCAGGTGCTGGTGGAGCAGGAGCGCACCATCCTGAAGGCGGAGATGGACGCGGCCGCTTCACAGCTGAAGACGCAGGACTTCAACCTCGACCGCGTGCGCCAGCTGTTCGAGGCCGGCAAGGTCAGCGAGTTCGACCTGTTGAACGCCGAGAGCGCGCAGGCGCAGGTCGCCTCGCTCGCCGACATCAGCCGCCGGCGCTGGGAACGTGCCGCGATCAAGGCGCCGTTCGCCGGCATCGTCGCCGAGCGCTTCGTGGAGCTCGGCGCCACGGTCACTGCCGGGCAGCCGGTCGCGCGGGTCATCGATCCCTACCGCCTGAAGCTCTCTGCCTACGTCACGGACACCGACATTGCATGGGTGCGCGTGGGTGATGCCGCCGAGGTGTCGCTCGGGGAAGCGGGCGAACGGGGCGTGGGCGAGGTGACCTGGGTTGGCGCCGAGGCCGACCTGCGCACGGGCAAGTTCCCGGTCGAGATCGAGATCCCCAATCCCGACCTGGCCCTGCACAGCGGTGTGATCGGCCGGGCCCGGTTGCCGAGGCACACCGTGGCCGACGTGGTCGTGGTGCCGCGTGACGCTGTTCTGGCAAGCGACGCCGGGCCGCGGGTGTTCGTGGTCGACGGCGACCGCGCCACCCTGCGCGAGGTGACCCTGGGCGAGGACCAGGGCCTGCTGGTGGTCGTGCGGGAGGGCCTGCGTGCCGGCGAGAAGCTGGTCGTGCGCGGGCAGCGTGAGCTGTCCGAAGGCAGCCTGGTGGCGATCACCGAGACGGCCACCGCCCCCGACGGCACCGTGCCGGGCGACCCGGCGGCAGTCCGCTCGCAGGGCGCTGCCACGCGGGTCGGGGAGCCGACAGCGGAGGCGGCCCGATGAAACTCACGGAAGGCGCCATCAGGCGCTACCCGATGATCTTCGCCTTCATGGCGCTGGCGACGATCCTCGGCCTGAAATCGTACCTCGAGCTGCCGCGCGAATCGTCGCCGGACGTGAAGATCCCGTTCGTGATGGTCTCCGCGCCGTACGCGGGCACGAGTCCCGCGGACATGGAGAACCTCGTCACGCGGAAGCTCGAGCAGCGCCTCAAGGGTGTCGAGGACCTCAAGGAGATGAGCAGCTCCTCGTCCTACGGCATGTCGGTCATCACGCTCGAGTTCGACTCGCGCGTGGACATGAGCGATGCGCTGCAGTCGGTGCGCGACCGCGTGGAGCTGGCGAAACCGGAGCTGCCGGAGGACCCGCGGGACGACCTGGTCGTGCAGGAGATCAGCAGCTCCGATGCCTTCCCCGTGATGCAGGTGAACCTGTACGGCGACATCGACCTGGAACAGCTGAAGCGCACCGGCGAGGACCTGCAGGAGGCGCTGGAGCAGATCCGCGGCGTCCTGGGCGTCGACCTGGTCGGCGGCATCGAGAACGAGGTGCAGGTCGACGTCGACCCCGAGAAGCTGGCGTATTTCGACCTCGGCCTGGTCGACGTGCAGGATGCCATCGCCCTGCAGAACCTGACCATTCCCGGCGGCAAGCTGAGCCTGGGGCAGTACGACTACCAGGTGCGCGTGCGCGGCGAGATCGAGGATGTGGACGAACTTCTGGGTTTCGTGCTGAACCCGGGTATCACGCCACCGGTCCACTTGGGCGACGTGGCGACCGTGAAGCTCGGCATCCGCGACCGCGAGACGATCAGCCGGGTGAACGGGCGCGACGCCGTGACCCTGGTCGTCAAGAAGCGGAGCGGCGAGAACCTCATCGCCATCGCGCGCGACGTCAACGAGACCATCGAGCGGATGAAGCCGGCGTTCCCGGCCGGCATGACCGTGAACATCGTGGCCGACCAGTCGATCCAGATCAAGCGCATGGTGAAGGAGCTGGAAGACAACATCATCAGCGGCCTGATCCTGGTCGTGGTGGTGCTGCTGGCGTTCTTCGGCGTGCGGAACTCGTTCATCGTGGCGGTCGCGATCCCGTTCTCGATGCTGATCACGTTCATCGTGCTGGCCCTGCTGGGCATCACGCTGAACATGGTCGTGCTGTTCAGTCTGATCCTGGCGCTCGGCATGCTGGTCGACAACTCGATCGTGATCGTGGACAACGTCTATCGCCACCGCGGCGAGGGCAGGGACGCCGACACCGCCGCGGCATTGGGCGCCAACCAGGTCGCCGGCGCCGTGACGTCCTCGACGCTGACGACGGTGGTGGCGTTCGCGCCCCTCATCTTCTGGCCCGGCATCATGGGCGAGTTCATGAAGTACCTGCCCATCACGGTGATCATCACGCTGCTGGCGTCGCTGCTGGTGGCTATGGTCTTCAATCCCGTGCTCTGCGCGCGATTCCTGCGGCCGCCGCGGCTCTCCGGCGACAAGCCCCGTATCGGCGACAAGCTGCTCGATTTCGGCATGCGGACCTACAGCCCCGTGCTGGAGTGGGGCCTGAAGCACCCCTGGCGGCTGATGACGGGCATGAACGTGCTGCTCGTGGTGATGATCGCCCTGTTCGGCGCCTTCAATGCCGGGGTGGAGCTGTTCCCGGACGTCGAGCCCCAGTTCGCCACGGTCAAGATCGATGCGCCCAGCGGCACGCGGATCGAGGTGACGGACAACCTGGCGAAGATGATCGAGAAGGAAGTGGCGGCGGTGCCAGACCTCAAGGCCTACGCCACCTCGGTGGGCACGCCCATCGACGCGAGTTCCGGCGGCGCCGGCCTGCCATCGCACCAGGGCGGCATCACGATGGAGTTCGTCGACCAGGCCGAGCGGACGCACTCGTCGCGGCAGTCGATCGAGGACCTGCGGGCGAAGCTGGCCGGGGTCACCGGCGCGCGCATCACCGTCGACAAGATGGAGGAAGGGCCTCCCACCGGGAAGCCCGTGAACATCGAGATCTCCGGTGACAACTTCGACGAGCTCGGCCACCTGGCTGCCGGCGTCAAGGACCGCATCCGCGGTGTGGTCGGCCTGGTCGACATCGCCGACAACTACGATCACTCGCTGCCGGAACTGAGGGTGGTGCCGGATGTGGACAAGGCCGGGCGCGACGGCTTGCGGACCACCGACATCGCCGGGACCGTGCGCACGGCCCTGCACGGCAGCGAGACGGCGAAGTACCGCGTGGGCGAGGACGAGTATGACGTCATCGTCCGTTACCAGCAGCCGTTCCGAGGCAAGGTCGA comes from bacterium and encodes:
- a CDS encoding PAS domain-containing protein; this translates as MPAMPANFSSPWILFPIAAAAGLAGAWLVRARQQVSRREAVPNIPAVLRHELWQWDVLADRMQVPASVLALTGYTREEFGTAMADLSRHVAADDREAIAARLRSLLAGDATEFTLEFKFIVRGGGHAWLAVRAAIERDERGVATRVSGTWADVTARVAAEEERDRLFNVSLDLLAVGGFDGFLHQVNPAWVRVLGWSRDELMSRAVGEFIHPEDQDLTAAAYRALAEDRVVADLGTRFRCRDGTYRWLSWSSFPYPDRRLVFSVVRDITEQKDAERRLLDYQDRLRALSAQLAVVEERERRQLAVAIHDGLAQQLFAARAKVTLLRYPEKLPDQAKIVDEALGILDDSMREARSLSFELYPPVLYEVGLEAALSWLARQWSERMGINCTVDASGAVADPLDLSEDTRALAYQSVRELLANVAKHATATEVRIALEHDADALRVSVVDNGRGLADSEGSNPGARDSGLGFGLFSIRERLRSVGGRFRLYSRPGSGCRVELSVPLAGGVPGPDAPEAEA
- a CDS encoding DMT family transporter; protein product: MGEVFALSCALVWAFAVVFFRRSGETMPPLALNLFRVGISSALFMVTLLAGGQGLWHRAPLGDYLLLIGSGIIAIALSDTLFHAALNRVGAGINAVVDTLYSPLTALGAFAFLGERLDGWQVAGMLLVISSVVVATRMAPPAGTSRRTLVSGVLLGVASMVALAAGVVMAKPVLADADVVWATSMRQLGALAVLAPAALFLPGRRARLRALRPGAGWKYAIPGTILGSYVALMLWIAGMKYTAVGKAAVLNQTSTIYTLVLASLLLGEKFTRRTALAAALALAGVVLVLRPWAASR
- a CDS encoding TetR family transcriptional regulator, which translates into the protein MVRRNLYHREDVVAAAVSVVRAEGFAQLSARRVADRLGASTAPVYSNFANMEELAQAVKLAIADLVVAETEVCRSGEPFLDMGIGVLAFARSHPELYAAVFMPGHRRSGSRAPPAAGAARAHVGRGIAGGIGSGRAPDPAAEDGDLHAGTGPARDGRPHRRGIVGRGADAAERSRQGHGDRRLQPAAAFRSRDRTAGQAVRVPRGATERQTGT
- a CDS encoding TolC family protein, whose protein sequence is MRDRMRGCRAAAPLAVLLAVLLAMETRAAAQPSPDGVVVAVPGEGSVMDLDACLQAALQANDLVVAERWGRRELDGQMKQALATGLPTLDLVGDWSRSRDPSFALDSTFGGGGGFGSVPGADPWFNDWLSGFGSLIPPPQEIAAQSYWRANLNLNWTLNPVKVLGAVGAARLGLDRQELAVLAVEQQVGEQVVAAYQQVVSAADRIDAMQAHLANQDEILSVVRLRYSLGLATQLDTLQAAVGRANTIPDLTRAQANLRTAGARLNALLGREAGAPLKVLPQSELEGGDINVEAALALARGRPDLAANGMMVDIQRRGKQATKADNLPYLTIFGSYGYVGRTTDTLFDDGHDTWRAAVALNVPVFDGLLTRGLVREADGRIRRSEAELSSQRRGVEVEVLDVLARLDSARQTLAAVTVNLERAGEAREQSVLQLQLGKASYVDVLVAEANRSDAQAAVIDARYEVLALTASLKRAIGRSPAERLADIPDLLVKE
- a CDS encoding efflux RND transporter periplasmic adaptor subunit, which gives rise to MNRPRERKNTVRNILVVAGLLAALGAAGCGKAPAAAPREVARNVRVLELSATSLAEYHEISGPVAPVRGADLAAEESGPVTAIRAAKGAPVSAGQVLVEQERTILKAEMDAAASQLKTQDFNLDRVRQLFEAGKVSEFDLLNAESAQAQVASLADISRRRWERAAIKAPFAGIVAERFVELGATVTAGQPVARVIDPYRLKLSAYVTDTDIAWVRVGDAAEVSLGEAGERGVGEVTWVGAEADLRTGKFPVEIEIPNPDLALHSGVIGRARLPRHTVADVVVVPRDAVLASDAGPRVFVVDGDRATLREVTLGEDQGLLVVVREGLRAGEKLVVRGQRELSEGSLVAITETATAPDGTVPGDPAAVRSQGAATRVGEPTAEAAR
- a CDS encoding efflux RND transporter permease subunit — translated: MKLTEGAIRRYPMIFAFMALATILGLKSYLELPRESSPDVKIPFVMVSAPYAGTSPADMENLVTRKLEQRLKGVEDLKEMSSSSSYGMSVITLEFDSRVDMSDALQSVRDRVELAKPELPEDPRDDLVVQEISSSDAFPVMQVNLYGDIDLEQLKRTGEDLQEALEQIRGVLGVDLVGGIENEVQVDVDPEKLAYFDLGLVDVQDAIALQNLTIPGGKLSLGQYDYQVRVRGEIEDVDELLGFVLNPGITPPVHLGDVATVKLGIRDRETISRVNGRDAVTLVVKKRSGENLIAIARDVNETIERMKPAFPAGMTVNIVADQSIQIKRMVKELEDNIISGLILVVVVLLAFFGVRNSFIVAVAIPFSMLITFIVLALLGITLNMVVLFSLILALGMLVDNSIVIVDNVYRHRGEGRDADTAAALGANQVAGAVTSSTLTTVVAFAPLIFWPGIMGEFMKYLPITVIITLLASLLVAMVFNPVLCARFLRPPRLSGDKPRIGDKLLDFGMRTYSPVLEWGLKHPWRLMTGMNVLLVVMIALFGAFNAGVELFPDVEPQFATVKIDAPSGTRIEVTDNLAKMIEKEVAAVPDLKAYATSVGTPIDASSGGAGLPSHQGGITMEFVDQAERTHSSRQSIEDLRAKLAGVTGARITVDKMEEGPPTGKPVNIEISGDNFDELGHLAAGVKDRIRGVVGLVDIADNYDHSLPELRVVPDVDKAGRDGLRTTDIAGTVRTALHGSETAKYRVGEDEYDVIVRYQQPFRGKVEDLENATVFHEGFNIPLDAFARTEFGTGLAAVHRLDTRRTVTVTAEVAAGYNANALLAEVRGLLADYAMPAGYTMDFTGESQDQEEASAFLSDAFLVAVLLIFVVLISQFGSVTVPGVILSSVILSLIGVLAGLMATQTPFGIIMTGVGVISLAGVVVNNAIVLLDYIIQLRAGGMEKMEAIRLAGQTRFRPVILTAVTTVLGLIPLTTGMAVDFSALVQGKMDRVLVIGGESSQWWGPMGVAVIWGLTVATFLTLVVVPVMYSTLEPIKAALGRPFRRGN